Proteins encoded in a region of the Methanofastidiosum sp. genome:
- a CDS encoding ATP cone domain-containing protein has product MTYVIRSNGKKEEFDGEKLLSSIMAAADDAGIMNEAGIEAIIKNIASNAISSAQTQEVVQSKTLKEAILAQLIKIGVQMAIQKFGASNVTKENILSELISAGLQMSTQGSKNTQSDDLLSMLMGAATGTSSRSSQSNDLLSQLLGVGTSSKNTQSNDILDLLLNSGLQTSTRSSRSSQSNDILSQLLGATGTSSKTKASNDNLDDILKTGMKLANAWMKYNR; this is encoded by the coding sequence ATGACATACGTTATTAGAAGCAATGGAAAAAAAGAGGAATTTGATGGAGAAAAACTTCTATCTTCTATTATGGCCGCAGCAGACGATGCTGGCATAATGAACGAAGCTGGCATTGAAGCTATTATAAAAAATATTGCATCTAATGCTATTTCTTCAGCACAAACTCAAGAAGTAGTCCAATCCAAAACGTTAAAAGAAGCAATCTTAGCTCAACTAATAAAAATAGGTGTGCAGATGGCTATTCAGAAGTTTGGGGCATCAAATGTAACAAAAGAAAATATACTAAGTGAGCTAATAAGTGCAGGTTTACAAATGTCTACTCAAGGTTCAAAAAATACTCAATCGGATGATCTTCTAAGTATGCTAATGGGGGCAGCGACAGGTACAAGTTCTAGATCTAGCCAATCTAATGACCTTCTAAGCCAGCTGTTGGGTGTTGGAACAAGTTCAAAAAATACTCAATCAAATGACATCCTAGATCTACTATTGAATTCAGGATTGCAAACATCGACTAGAAGTTCTAGATCTAGCCAATCCAACGACATTCTAAGCCAGCTGTTGGGTGCAACAGGAACAAGTTCAAAGACTAAAGCATCAAATGATAATCTAGATGATATATTGAAGACTGGGATGAAACTAGCTAACGCATGGATGAAATATAATAGATAA
- a CDS encoding ATP cone domain-containing protein has product MTNVIKKDGRRERFDQEKLKDSIVSAAREAGLMNRRWVDDVIENVSATVIAFSRGKKEVETKTLKDMILADLDRVEKRISDTWREFDRAKQ; this is encoded by the coding sequence ATGACAAATGTTATTAAAAAAGATGGAAGAAGAGAAAGATTTGATCAAGAGAAATTAAAGGATTCGATTGTTTCTGCGGCAAGAGAAGCAGGCTTAATGAACAGAAGATGGGTAGACGATGTAATCGAAAATGTTTCTGCTACAGTCATAGCCTTTTCAAGAGGTAAAAAGGAAGTAGAAACAAAAACATTGAAAGACATGATTCTGGCAGACTTAGACAGAGTTGAAAAGAGAATATCTGACACATGGAGAGAGTTTGATAGAGCAAAGCAGTAA
- a CDS encoding sodium-dependent transporter yields the protein MKREVWNSKIGFWLAATGSAMGLGNIWRFPYITGENGGAAFVLIYLVIVFTIGVSVMLAEFAIGRSSKLNPVGAFMKLKGGTWPIAGWMGVSAGFIILSYYSVIAGWTIKYFISSFTGLISPSIDTTNYFQEFIANGPQVVLFQAIFMIITIYVVYLGVEKGIETWSKILMPTLVLIILLLVIRGITLPGAAAGINFYLNPDFSEISGKTVLAALGQAFFSLSLGMGAMITYGSYIPQKVSLPKSAFAVTFLDMLIAFLAGFVIFPTVFTFGIEPGAGTGLIFITLPSVFGLIPIGQIWSGLFFLLLFIAALTSAIGLLEVVVAYFIDERNWSRRNASLILGLAIFVLGIPSALSNGAVPLNIFGMGFLDAMDFLASSILLPLGGIFVTLFVGWVIKETAIKEINLEGQFRLEKIWIWICRIIAPISILLIFLAGLGLF from the coding sequence ATGAAAAGAGAAGTATGGAACAGCAAGATAGGTTTTTGGCTTGCGGCCACAGGTTCTGCAATGGGGTTGGGTAATATATGGCGTTTTCCATATATCACTGGGGAAAATGGGGGTGCGGCTTTTGTTTTAATCTATCTAGTCATCGTTTTCACTATAGGTGTTTCAGTGATGTTAGCTGAATTTGCAATTGGCAGATCTTCAAAGCTCAATCCTGTAGGGGCATTTATGAAATTAAAAGGAGGGACTTGGCCAATTGCAGGTTGGATGGGCGTATCTGCAGGATTCATTATTCTTTCTTATTACTCAGTAATCGCTGGATGGACTATAAAATACTTCATAAGCTCATTTACAGGTTTGATATCTCCAAGCATAGATACTACAAATTATTTTCAAGAATTTATTGCAAATGGCCCCCAAGTTGTTTTATTTCAAGCAATTTTTATGATAATTACAATATATGTTGTTTACTTGGGAGTTGAAAAAGGAATTGAAACCTGGTCTAAAATTCTAATGCCCACACTTGTTTTAATCATATTATTGTTAGTAATTAGGGGAATTACATTGCCAGGGGCAGCTGCAGGGATTAACTTTTATTTAAATCCTGATTTCTCAGAGATATCTGGGAAAACTGTATTGGCAGCTCTTGGTCAAGCCTTCTTTTCTCTTTCTCTCGGTATGGGGGCAATGATAACTTATGGGAGCTATATACCACAAAAAGTGTCTTTACCAAAGTCTGCATTTGCTGTTACATTCCTCGACATGTTAATTGCATTTCTAGCTGGATTTGTGATATTCCCTACTGTATTTACTTTTGGAATAGAGCCCGGGGCTGGTACAGGACTCATTTTCATAACATTACCTTCAGTATTCGGATTGATTCCAATAGGTCAAATTTGGTCTGGCTTATTTTTCTTATTATTATTTATTGCAGCTCTAACTTCAGCAATAGGGTTACTTGAAGTTGTTGTGGCTTATTTTATAGACGAAAGAAATTGGTCAAGAAGAAACGCATCTTTAATATTAGGTCTTGCGATATTTGTTTTAGGGATTCCTTCTGCCCTTTCAAACGGTGCAGTTCCTCTTAATATATTTGGAATGGGATTCTTGGACGCAATGGATTTTTTAGCATCTAGTATACTTTTACCTCTTGGAGGGATATTTGTTACTTTATTTGTAGGTTGGGTAATAAAAGAAACAGCAATAAAAGAAATAAATTTAGAAGGTCAATTCAGATTGGAAAAAATCTGGATTTGGATATGTAGGATTATCGCACCCATATCCATTCTTTTAATATTCTTGGCTGGATTAGGCCTATTCTGA